The following coding sequences lie in one Haloterrigena sp. KLK7 genomic window:
- a CDS encoding TRAP transporter large permease — protein sequence MTDPLVLAMLFVVPLLVMYVFGVHVAFALGLVSALVMLLGVGPTWTVETFANQMYSSLNSFTLLAIPFFLFAGRMMNSIGLTDDIFDFAEALVRPLPGGLGHVNVVVSIIFSGMSGAAVADAAGLGSIEYEAMTSRGYDGPTAAGITGASSTIGPIIPPSIPIIVYGVTAQVSIGALFLAGILPGLVMGLGLMAFITVGALRSGTATVEAFSLRELFETSIRALPGLIAPAIIIGGIATGLFTPTEAAAVAGIYAVVLGGLYYRNLDPSKLWSILGDTFEDTAVLTLIIAFANIYGFVLTISGLPTVLTEQLLTISSEPTILLLLFALFFLILGTFMETIAIIMIVVPIVAPILPQIGIDPIHFGIVMMVALMIGLISPPFGVVLFALERVTDLDIEDIIKGIIPYYIPLLGALVLLILFPSIVLTVPRYLGLA from the coding sequence ATGACTGATCCGCTAGTGCTGGCCATGCTGTTCGTCGTGCCGTTGCTAGTCATGTACGTGTTCGGCGTTCACGTCGCGTTCGCACTCGGATTAGTCTCCGCGCTGGTAATGTTGCTCGGCGTCGGTCCGACGTGGACCGTCGAGACGTTCGCGAATCAGATGTACAGCTCGCTAAACAGCTTCACGCTGCTCGCGATTCCGTTCTTCCTGTTCGCGGGGCGGATGATGAACTCGATCGGCCTGACGGACGACATCTTCGACTTCGCCGAAGCGCTCGTTCGTCCGCTCCCCGGCGGGCTCGGCCACGTGAACGTCGTGGTGAGTATCATCTTCTCCGGGATGAGCGGCGCGGCAGTGGCGGACGCCGCCGGGCTCGGGTCCATCGAGTACGAAGCGATGACCAGCCGCGGGTACGACGGTCCGACCGCGGCCGGAATCACCGGCGCGTCCTCGACCATCGGCCCGATCATCCCGCCGAGTATTCCGATCATCGTCTACGGTGTGACCGCGCAGGTCTCGATCGGGGCCCTCTTCCTCGCCGGGATCCTCCCCGGCCTAGTGATGGGCCTCGGCCTCATGGCGTTCATCACCGTCGGCGCGCTGAGGAGCGGCACGGCGACCGTAGAGGCGTTCAGCCTCCGCGAACTCTTCGAGACGAGCATTCGGGCGCTGCCCGGCCTCATCGCGCCGGCGATCATCATCGGCGGCATCGCGACCGGTCTGTTCACCCCGACCGAGGCGGCCGCCGTCGCCGGAATCTACGCGGTTGTGCTGGGCGGGCTCTACTACCGAAACTTAGATCCGAGCAAGCTCTGGTCCATCCTCGGCGACACGTTCGAGGACACCGCCGTGCTGACGCTCATCATCGCGTTCGCAAACATCTACGGGTTCGTCCTCACCATCTCGGGCCTGCCGACGGTTCTCACCGAGCAGCTCCTGACTATCTCGTCGGAGCCGACGATCCTGCTCCTCCTGTTCGCCCTGTTCTTCCTGATCCTCGGCACGTTCATGGAGACCATCGCGATCATCATGATCGTCGTTCCGATCGTCGCCCCGATACTTCCACAGATCGGCATCGATCCGATCCACTTCGGTATCGTGATGATGGTCGCCCTGATGATCGGACTCATCTCGCCGCCGTTCGGCGTCGTGCTCTTCGCACTGGAACGCGTCACCGATCTGGATATCGAGGATATCATCAAGGGGATCATCCCGTACTACATTCCGTTGCTCGGGGCCCTGGTACTGCTGATCCTCTTCCCCTCGATCGTCCTCACCGTCCCTCGCTACTTAGGTCTCGCGTAA
- a CDS encoding SDR family oxidoreductase, with protein MPDWLADDVAVVTGGSSGNGRAISLTLAEHGANVVVADLQSDPRGGGTPTHEKIQQEYGQEAAYVECNVANVSDLREAIAAADELGGVSIMVNNAGITHSNEFLETTEEDFDRIMDINVKGVFFGAQAAAESMIEAGRSGSIINMSSVTSFIGRGDGVRYSTSKGAVESMTYALADRLGPEGIRVNSIHPSMIETPMTEDDLELIDNESSEKHEQATPLGRIGQPQDVADTALYLASPLASFINGEKMVVDGGVTTTMGGGY; from the coding sequence ATGCCCGATTGGTTAGCGGATGATGTAGCGGTAGTTACTGGCGGCTCGAGCGGTAACGGACGAGCGATCAGCCTGACGCTGGCAGAGCACGGTGCGAACGTCGTCGTCGCCGACCTGCAGTCGGACCCCCGCGGCGGCGGTACCCCGACGCACGAGAAAATTCAGCAAGAGTACGGCCAGGAAGCGGCCTACGTCGAATGCAACGTCGCCAACGTTTCGGACCTTCGAGAAGCGATCGCCGCCGCCGACGAGCTCGGTGGCGTCTCGATCATGGTCAACAACGCCGGCATCACGCACAGCAACGAGTTCCTCGAGACGACCGAGGAGGACTTCGACCGGATCATGGATATCAACGTCAAAGGCGTGTTCTTCGGCGCTCAGGCGGCTGCCGAGAGCATGATCGAAGCGGGACGGAGCGGCTCGATCATCAACATGTCCAGCGTCACGTCGTTTATCGGCCGCGGCGACGGCGTGCGGTACTCCACGTCGAAAGGCGCGGTCGAATCGATGACGTACGCGCTGGCGGACCGACTCGGTCCCGAGGGCATTCGCGTGAACTCGATCCACCCGAGCATGATCGAGACGCCCATGACGGAGGACGACCTCGAGCTGATCGACAACGAATCGTCCGAGAAACACGAGCAAGCGACGCCGCTCGGTCGGATCGGCCAGCCACAGGACGTGGCGGACACCGCGCTGTACCTCGCCAGCCCGCTCGCGAGCTTCATCAACGGCGAGAAGATGGTCGTCGACGGCGGCGTCACGACCACGATGGGCGGCGGCTACTAA
- a CDS encoding aldolase/citrate lyase family protein: MTDDTRQLFQPGEPATGNWISIGHPAVAEICSEGFDFVVIDTEHTDMGLETVGNLLRAVHRDAAPIVRVPLNDSAWIKRVLDLGVAGLMIPMIETAEQAERAVDAMRYPPEGTRGVAPARASDYGRTFEEYFETADDELVTILQIETERGVENAADIVSVDGVDAVIVGHGDLSASLGVFGQWEDERFESALDSIVTTARNHDKAVGMLATDRESIHRWTDAGIDFLIAGADIAYLSSGSDAARAEFEDLVDN, encoded by the coding sequence ATGACGGACGATACACGGCAGTTGTTTCAGCCGGGCGAACCCGCGACGGGGAACTGGATCTCGATCGGTCATCCGGCCGTCGCTGAAATCTGTTCCGAGGGATTCGATTTCGTCGTTATCGATACGGAACACACCGACATGGGACTGGAGACGGTCGGCAATCTGCTCCGGGCAGTTCACCGCGACGCGGCGCCTATCGTCCGCGTCCCGTTGAACGACTCGGCCTGGATCAAGCGCGTCCTCGACCTCGGCGTCGCGGGGCTCATGATTCCGATGATCGAAACCGCCGAGCAGGCGGAGCGAGCCGTCGACGCGATGCGATACCCGCCGGAGGGAACCCGCGGTGTCGCGCCCGCTCGAGCGTCCGATTACGGCCGCACCTTCGAGGAGTATTTCGAAACGGCCGACGACGAGTTGGTCACGATCCTCCAGATCGAAACGGAACGTGGCGTGGAAAACGCGGCGGACATCGTCTCCGTCGACGGCGTCGACGCGGTCATCGTCGGTCACGGAGACCTCTCGGCGTCGCTCGGCGTCTTCGGTCAGTGGGAGGACGAGCGGTTCGAGTCCGCGTTGGACTCAATAGTAACGACGGCACGGAACCACGACAAGGCCGTCGGGATGTTGGCCACCGACCGCGAGAGCATCCACCGCTGGACCGATGCGGGCATCGACTTCCTGATAGCCGGCGCCGATATCGCCTACCTCTCGTCGGGTAGCGACGCGGCGCGAGCGGAGTTCGAGGACCTCGTCGATAACTGA
- the hemE gene encoding uroporphyrinogen decarboxylase has product MTTPLLVRAARGERTERPPVWMMRQAGRHLPEYREIRNTHSFREAIETPEIAETITLQPYERYDVDGVVMFSDILTCLEPLGFHYRVESGVGPVVENPVDGPDDVPSTHRDVETELEFVSDLLDRLSESVADTDAVIGFAGGPFTLASYAVAGGVDHRNGAIRRFRAEQPAAFERLLERFADVVTEYLRLQVDHGADVVQLFDTYASVLPPQDYEEYVLPLHQRILSAVDAPTILFVRGMGGRLDQLRTAGSDAVSLDWTVDMGRAREELGTIPVQGNLDPTILFADSETVRNRTAKLIESAGPQGYICNLGHGVNKETPIESVTAFVETAKNWEWD; this is encoded by the coding sequence ATGACCACACCACTCCTCGTTCGAGCGGCGCGGGGCGAACGCACCGAACGGCCGCCGGTTTGGATGATGCGCCAGGCCGGACGGCATCTCCCGGAGTACCGGGAGATCCGAAACACGCACTCGTTCCGCGAGGCGATCGAAACGCCGGAGATCGCCGAGACGATCACGCTGCAGCCGTACGAGCGGTACGACGTCGACGGCGTCGTGATGTTCTCCGATATTCTCACGTGTCTCGAGCCGCTCGGGTTCCACTACCGCGTCGAGTCCGGCGTCGGTCCGGTCGTCGAGAACCCGGTCGACGGCCCCGACGACGTGCCGTCCACCCACCGCGACGTCGAGACGGAACTGGAGTTCGTGTCCGACCTGCTCGACCGGTTGTCCGAGTCGGTCGCCGATACGGACGCCGTTATCGGATTCGCCGGCGGTCCGTTTACGCTCGCGTCGTACGCCGTCGCCGGCGGCGTCGACCACCGGAACGGGGCGATCCGTCGGTTCCGCGCCGAACAGCCGGCCGCGTTCGAGCGCCTCCTCGAGCGGTTCGCGGACGTCGTGACGGAGTATCTTCGACTGCAGGTCGACCACGGGGCGGACGTCGTCCAGTTGTTCGACACCTACGCGAGCGTCCTCCCGCCGCAGGACTACGAGGAGTACGTGCTCCCGCTCCACCAGCGGATTCTCTCCGCGGTCGACGCGCCGACGATCCTGTTCGTCCGCGGGATGGGCGGTCGACTCGATCAGCTCCGAACGGCCGGTTCCGACGCCGTCTCGCTGGACTGGACCGTCGACATGGGGCGTGCGCGAGAGGAACTCGGGACGATTCCCGTTCAGGGCAATCTCGATCCGACGATCCTGTTCGCCGACTCCGAGACGGTCCGAAATCGGACCGCGAAGCTGATCGAGTCCGCCGGGCCGCAGGGGTACATCTGCAACCTCGGCCACGGAGTGAACAAGGAGACGCCCATCGAGTCGGTCACCGCGTTCGTCGAGACCGCGAAAAACTGGGAGTGGGACTAG
- a CDS encoding universal stress protein, translated as MGLETVFLACKPGDEGLGSKLAETVVDIAKPANARVEVAQVFTDEEYENTTTSLGLDDETEIAPERIANQHGTFRTIVDRFDSEGLEYDVSTSIGPHANTIVELAADADLLVIAGDKRSPAGKAIFGSTTQEVLLSAPCPVVFVRRE; from the coding sequence ATGGGACTTGAAACGGTCTTTCTCGCCTGTAAACCCGGCGATGAAGGATTGGGTTCGAAACTCGCAGAGACAGTAGTCGATATCGCAAAGCCGGCGAACGCCCGCGTGGAAGTCGCACAGGTGTTCACGGACGAAGAGTACGAGAACACCACGACGAGTCTCGGTCTGGACGACGAAACCGAGATCGCTCCCGAACGGATCGCGAATCAACACGGAACGTTTCGGACCATCGTCGATCGGTTCGACTCCGAGGGTCTCGAGTACGACGTGAGCACCTCCATCGGGCCGCACGCGAACACCATCGTCGAACTCGCGGCTGACGCGGACCTCCTCGTTATCGCCGGCGACAAGCGATCGCCGGCCGGAAAAGCCATCTTCGGGTCGACGACACAGGAGGTACTGCTCTCGGCTCCTTGCCCGGTGGTGTTCGTCCGGCGGGAGTGA
- a CDS encoding VOC family protein yields MFERIHHIAILIGGVEKEIDEYTAVFEDDFGMDRIQKVHFEDDHCEVALYSIGETIIEFTSPTAERGWHYEHLQEHGPGFFHIAFEVDDIERRRAELEVLGYGFVDEIRDGIDWKITTLDYHDTPLPMQIVEDPRPVDERA; encoded by the coding sequence GTGTTCGAGCGAATCCATCACATAGCGATACTTATCGGCGGCGTCGAGAAGGAGATAGACGAGTACACGGCTGTGTTCGAGGACGACTTCGGCATGGATCGGATTCAAAAGGTCCACTTCGAGGACGACCACTGCGAGGTCGCGCTCTACTCGATCGGCGAGACCATCATCGAGTTCACGTCTCCGACCGCCGAGCGCGGGTGGCACTACGAGCACCTCCAGGAGCACGGTCCCGGCTTCTTCCACATCGCGTTCGAGGTCGACGATATCGAACGGCGCCGGGCGGAACTCGAGGTGCTGGGATACGGTTTCGTCGACGAGATCCGAGACGGGATCGACTGGAAGATCACCACGCTCGATTATCACGACACGCCGCTCCCCATGCAAATCGTCGAAGATCCGCGTCCCGTCGATGAGCGAGCGTAG
- a CDS encoding TRAP transporter small permease subunit, with product MTSIRDIVTLNSAMSAGPLMDRIEQLLGGLGKLTLATMGVIVGLQILFRFVPVSFPSVWTTEVARYLLVFMTLTGVPYAMRRENHISVRPLLRMVSDSIRNLMITLSNVLVVVMCSIVVLSGFTILERTMLQSLPTVGWLKVGYLMIYLIAVFGLCIVFIFEQTARIWTGEATEPDVRVVNDD from the coding sequence ATGACTAGCATACGAGATATAGTCACCCTGAATTCCGCGATGTCTGCCGGTCCCCTGATGGACAGGATAGAACAGCTGCTGGGCGGCCTCGGGAAGCTCACCCTGGCGACGATGGGAGTGATCGTCGGGCTACAGATACTCTTCCGATTCGTTCCGGTGAGTTTCCCGAGCGTTTGGACGACTGAAGTCGCTCGATACCTGCTCGTATTCATGACGCTAACCGGCGTTCCGTACGCGATGCGACGTGAAAATCACATCTCGGTACGACCGCTGCTGCGGATGGTCTCCGATTCGATTCGGAACCTCATGATCACGCTCTCGAACGTCCTGGTCGTCGTGATGTGCTCGATCGTGGTGCTATCCGGGTTCACCATCCTGGAGCGAACGATGTTGCAGTCGCTCCCGACGGTCGGCTGGCTGAAGGTCGGATACTTGATGATCTACCTCATCGCCGTGTTCGGCCTCTGCATCGTGTTCATCTTCGAGCAGACGGCGCGGATCTGGACCGGCGAAGCCACGGAGCCGGACGTCCGGGTGGTCAACGATGACTGA
- a CDS encoding TRAP transporter substrate-binding protein: protein MAEQGRRPLLKAIGGTATLGISALAGCIGDGASGDTFQIAATFNQDHPQVQLLERWGENVSNETDGSLSIEYVSLGGEEDHISATSSGSIAGHGVAMTALTQSYGTEYGFLEAPFVAEDWEHFQALMDEYVYGDGGFNDQLINDANQRILGSAFRGLRGTTANKEVSEPSDIEGIKMRLPEFETWVNSWEEIGAQATPVPYDELYQALQTGVVSSSEGPIAQFVDSSLYEVQTHFSQTDHLLQTQNWVINEDRWQSLDESEQEAMQTALDEAIEWGNEETRSQAEELYQMVQDEHDVTVVSSDDVDQDAFRSAAEPQLEAFFSDRWEPSLEDVQSLA from the coding sequence ATGGCAGAACAAGGACGGAGACCGCTATTGAAAGCTATCGGTGGCACTGCAACGCTCGGTATCAGCGCTCTCGCCGGCTGTATCGGCGATGGGGCGTCCGGGGACACCTTCCAGATCGCTGCGACGTTCAACCAAGATCACCCGCAAGTACAACTCCTCGAGCGATGGGGAGAGAACGTCTCGAACGAGACCGACGGAAGCCTGAGCATCGAGTACGTGAGCCTCGGCGGAGAGGAAGATCACATAAGCGCCACGTCCTCCGGGAGTATCGCTGGCCACGGCGTCGCGATGACGGCGCTCACCCAGTCGTACGGTACCGAGTACGGGTTCCTGGAAGCGCCGTTCGTCGCCGAGGACTGGGAGCACTTTCAGGCGCTCATGGACGAGTACGTCTACGGCGACGGCGGGTTCAACGATCAACTGATAAACGACGCCAACCAGCGAATCCTGGGGTCGGCGTTCCGCGGGCTTCGAGGAACGACCGCGAACAAAGAAGTGAGCGAGCCGTCCGATATCGAGGGCATCAAGATGCGACTCCCCGAGTTCGAGACGTGGGTCAACAGCTGGGAAGAGATCGGCGCCCAGGCGACGCCCGTTCCGTACGACGAACTGTACCAGGCCCTTCAGACGGGCGTCGTGTCGTCCTCCGAGGGACCGATCGCACAGTTCGTGGATTCCAGCCTGTACGAGGTGCAAACGCACTTCTCGCAGACCGATCATCTCCTCCAGACGCAGAATTGGGTGATCAACGAGGATCGGTGGCAGAGTCTGGACGAAAGCGAGCAGGAAGCGATGCAGACGGCGCTCGACGAAGCGATCGAGTGGGGCAACGAGGAGACTCGGTCCCAAGCGGAGGAGCTCTACCAGATGGTACAAGACGAGCACGACGTAACGGTCGTCTCCAGTGATGATGTCGACCAAGACGCGTTCCGGAGCGCCGCGGAGCCGCAGTTAGAAGCGTTCTTCAGCGACCGCTGGGAGCCGAGCCTGGAAGACGTGCAGTCGTTAGCCTAA
- a CDS encoding universal stress protein — translation MYSDILLATDGSECAREATVHAIDLAKTYDATLHVLYVIETRIGYDTGVVDPTTIEEDLRAEGEAVLEDVAAESRATDVPFVSRLRTGVPEPEIADYVDAEGIDLVVLGERGKSTFKTILLGSTSEALVRDLSIPVVLVSADETETKDA, via the coding sequence ATGTACTCCGACATCTTGCTCGCGACCGACGGAAGCGAGTGTGCGCGCGAAGCCACGGTTCACGCGATCGACCTCGCGAAGACGTACGACGCGACGCTTCACGTACTCTACGTGATCGAAACCCGGATCGGATACGATACCGGCGTCGTCGATCCGACGACGATCGAGGAGGATCTCCGCGCCGAAGGCGAAGCCGTGCTCGAGGACGTCGCTGCCGAGAGTCGGGCGACGGACGTCCCGTTCGTCAGTCGCCTCCGGACGGGCGTCCCCGAACCAGAGATCGCGGACTACGTCGACGCGGAGGGTATCGATCTCGTCGTTCTCGGTGAACGCGGCAAGTCGACGTTCAAAACGATTCTGCTAGGCAGCACGAGCGAGGCACTCGTCCGTGACCTCTCGATCCCCGTCGTTCTGGTGTCGGCCGACGAGACCGAGACGAAAGATGCGTAG
- a CDS encoding sugar phosphate isomerase/epimerase produces MDVGLTVGESIERTERTIEGFDLAELSIGEGSDPNEIDADRLESILADADADLCVHLPFEQVVATPVPELNDAIVDYLARLLEWAGAADARKAVLHGTARNPHDTDLRPLFADQLDAIGTAAADAGVELVVENVGHQKRGLPLSVLGDLADETGTAVCFDIGHAYMEDGDEGVDRFLSEYGDLVSHLHVHDARSRGDTHLPLGAGEIDYGVVRKYPVIRRYRD; encoded by the coding sequence ATGGACGTTGGCCTCACCGTCGGCGAGTCGATCGAGCGAACGGAGCGAACGATCGAGGGGTTCGACCTCGCGGAGCTGTCGATCGGCGAAGGGAGCGATCCGAACGAGATCGACGCGGACCGACTCGAGTCGATTCTCGCCGACGCGGACGCGGATCTCTGCGTTCACTTGCCGTTCGAGCAGGTCGTAGCGACGCCGGTGCCCGAACTCAACGACGCGATCGTCGATTATCTGGCGCGGCTGCTCGAGTGGGCCGGCGCAGCGGACGCGAGGAAGGCCGTGCTTCACGGAACGGCTCGGAATCCGCACGATACGGACCTCCGACCGCTCTTCGCCGACCAGCTCGACGCGATCGGAACGGCCGCCGCCGACGCCGGCGTGGAGCTCGTCGTCGAGAACGTCGGCCATCAGAAGCGCGGGCTGCCGCTTTCGGTGCTGGGCGATCTCGCGGACGAAACGGGGACCGCCGTCTGTTTCGACATCGGACACGCGTACATGGAAGACGGCGACGAGGGCGTCGATCGATTTCTCTCGGAGTACGGCGACCTCGTCTCGCACCTCCACGTCCACGACGCTCGGAGCCGCGGTGACACTCACCTCCCGCTCGGCGCCGGCGAAATCGACTACGGCGTCGTCCGGAAGTACCCCGTGATTCGGAGATATCGAGATTGA
- a CDS encoding tyrosine-type recombinase/integrase: protein MPVGDPLEDFLQSKSKGGADSGNYRRNLERCVEDFLGWLEADAQSGTTFDEIDERTFRRYARELTTRDLTPGTIRTYYAQVSAYIGWCVREGLLEANYAQRNLAKEPLPENDGRRSGDQQAWTDEHRLLITRHVDERAHDAADEKGFGAIKAFRDRALVYILCYSGVRGGEIFADPKDDRRNGLRWGDVSLEDRKMTVLAKKQDWSDRSLTEQAVNPMRRYRRLLDPASDEWPVFPTFHLPSLYETLRTELRAEHGWTTDEVETFVDDLTGQTEVFEALRGHDIAPPSINTDGARRIMRRLCADADLELEGKHGYLAPHGGRRGAGEVMVRQRGFTAAARLLDNSEEVVRKSYSHIEAKEMAEDAGEAFTEHDN, encoded by the coding sequence ATGCCGGTCGGTGACCCGCTCGAGGACTTCCTCCAATCGAAGTCGAAGGGCGGCGCAGACAGCGGCAACTACCGGCGGAACCTCGAGCGCTGCGTCGAGGACTTCCTCGGGTGGCTCGAAGCGGACGCGCAATCCGGCACGACGTTCGACGAGATCGACGAGCGGACGTTCCGTCGATATGCCCGCGAACTCACCACTCGCGATCTCACACCGGGGACGATCCGGACGTACTACGCGCAGGTGAGCGCGTACATCGGCTGGTGCGTTCGCGAGGGGCTCCTCGAGGCGAACTACGCGCAGCGAAACCTCGCGAAGGAGCCCCTTCCCGAGAACGACGGCCGTCGATCGGGCGATCAGCAGGCCTGGACCGACGAACACCGACTCCTGATCACGCGCCACGTCGACGAGCGCGCCCACGACGCCGCTGACGAGAAGGGGTTCGGCGCGATCAAAGCGTTCCGCGACCGAGCCCTCGTCTACATCCTCTGTTACTCCGGCGTCCGCGGCGGGGAAATCTTCGCGGATCCAAAGGACGACCGTCGGAACGGGCTCCGGTGGGGCGACGTCTCTCTCGAAGACCGGAAGATGACCGTCCTCGCAAAGAAGCAGGACTGGTCCGATCGATCGCTGACGGAGCAAGCTGTAAACCCTATGCGACGATATCGAAGATTGCTCGATCCCGCGAGCGACGAGTGGCCGGTGTTTCCGACGTTTCACCTGCCTTCGCTTTACGAAACGCTTCGGACCGAGTTGCGAGCCGAACACGGTTGGACGACGGACGAAGTCGAGACGTTCGTCGATGATCTCACGGGCCAAACCGAGGTGTTCGAAGCGCTGCGTGGCCACGACATCGCACCTCCCTCAATCAACACCGACGGCGCTCGCCGGATCATGCGCAGACTCTGTGCGGACGCGGATCTCGAACTCGAGGGAAAGCACGGGTATCTCGCTCCACACGGGGGACGTCGCGGCGCCGGGGAAGTGATGGTTCGCCAGCGCGGATTCACCGCTGCGGCTCGACTTCTGGACAACAGTGAGGAGGTCGTTCGGAAATCGTATTCGCATATCGAAGCCAAGGAGATGGCAGAAGACGCCGGCGAGGCGTTCACTGAACACGACAATTGA
- a CDS encoding ArsR family transcriptional regulator, producing the protein MTSCSITDENGIEQCTCERDAIIGLLANTRRRAIVSLLETVDDDWVRFDRLVDELSASDDSVSAETLAIELHHQHLPPLEDQGVIEYDAHGETIRYYHCELVSDVLDVFETSHPREGE; encoded by the coding sequence ATGACCTCGTGTTCAATCACCGACGAGAACGGTATCGAGCAATGTACCTGTGAGAGAGACGCGATCATTGGACTCCTCGCGAACACCCGACGACGAGCGATCGTCTCGCTACTCGAGACGGTGGACGACGACTGGGTCCGGTTCGACCGACTGGTCGACGAGTTATCGGCCTCGGACGATAGCGTCAGCGCCGAAACGCTGGCGATCGAACTCCATCACCAGCATTTGCCACCGCTCGAGGACCAGGGAGTGATCGAGTACGACGCACACGGTGAGACGATCCGATACTACCACTGTGAACTCGTCTCAGACGTTCTCGACGTTTTCGAAACGAGTCATCCCCGCGAAGGAGAGTAA
- a CDS encoding universal stress protein: protein MTTATVVGEPIRHIVEFAEENDVDQIVISSHG, encoded by the coding sequence ATTACGACCGCAACCGTCGTCGGCGAACCGATCCGGCACATCGTCGAGTTCGCCGAGGAGAACGACGTCGATCAGATCGTTATCAGCAGCCACGGCTGA
- a CDS encoding universal stress protein, giving the protein MVIVAAVDRSERAPAVLDQAATLADQFGESLHVIHVMTRSEAIDAETTGISKDEGVEISELRAVAAGVVTDLLEDHPVSVETTEIGRIGDPADEIIEYAEDHDARYIVVGPRRRSQTGKMLFGSVAQSILLNTNRPVVSVLG; this is encoded by the coding sequence ATGGTAATCGTTGCAGCAGTCGACCGTTCGGAGCGAGCGCCAGCCGTTCTCGACCAGGCGGCCACCTTAGCCGACCAGTTCGGAGAGTCCCTACACGTCATCCACGTGATGACGCGATCAGAGGCTATCGACGCCGAAACCACGGGCATCAGCAAGGACGAGGGCGTCGAGATATCGGAGTTGCGCGCAGTTGCTGCAGGCGTAGTGACGGACCTGCTCGAGGATCATCCCGTCTCGGTCGAAACGACGGAAATCGGACGGATCGGGGATCCGGCGGACGAAATCATCGAGTACGCGGAGGACCACGATGCGCGGTACATCGTTGTCGGTCCCCGGCGGCGGTCGCAAACGGGGAAGATGCTCTTCGGGAGCGTCGCTCAGTCCATCCTTCTCAACACGAACCGGCCGGTCGTGTCCGTGTTGGGCTAG